In a single window of the Thunnus maccoyii chromosome 7, fThuMac1.1, whole genome shotgun sequence genome:
- the depdc1a gene encoding DEP domain-containing protein 1A — protein sequence MTSRVITPGPYRATKLWNEVTRLFRAGMPLRKHRQNFRHYSSCFTATAAVEWMHQLLRSNSNFGPDVTRQQTVQLLKKFLKNHVIEDVKGRWGTEDLEDNNTLYRFPSTSPLKPIPCPAPASAPSSIKKRPSLRDKEGFFRFKSIKKHEKETQENVDPVLQAEEENQPTEEQQLPRRELTVEDEQDIWRDITITHLQRILGVTSLNEVLDQRHVNPQNIIYNMTKVNKHGVVTLDDKINDLPHWVLSAMKSLANWPKYDSAQPSYPGFERDVFKTVSDYFYSLPQPLLTYELYELFINVLVFCGYVTAPATHQRGKRKKPDLPSVPPPAKTSFHSTECLLLSLLRQGTCDETESPMREVLGGKLQSRRLAALKGDGQLGGSCLSLSTVGSMRPRTRSCSLETILDDSVNLTQKQLFTSNESLASCVNSNNSQGDGGAITRPRSRSDVTSVSKETLNPFENAPGGSTRNRLSLVSAARLSAAQRLRPQSVGSCLDIVIETSEEDVKETRWRSRAASCLNVNTSVDQHHSSSASRPPLLSSSSYHPHSSFSSSAVTKVQGSHATTGPGGPRPASSTSNLWSLPAPAVVRRCVSSLDVSKPPRPVSLFKPPVFVPTSNSQPPQPKPEHSLLQPQCERVAIEALQLCTLLLPPASRRKLQLLMRMMSRISQNVDMPRLHPVIGTRTLMVHTFSGCVLGSPEECDLDELLATRLVSFLMDHQQSILSVPEFLLSAINDHVQYLRTVQVPVSNVPNIDASDPVCVPMPIYAFCRQISGAEFEQQKQASSQKAMEELLEILLTDQNMSEKDRRKKLKQFQKQYPDIYSRRVPSSDRTENKTDNKPKIKPPLLNIKKTKAFSIRN from the exons ATGACTTCCCGTGTTATCACCCCTGGACCGTACCGTGCCACGAAACTG TGGAATGAGGTGACTCGTCTGTTTCGGGCTGGCATGCCCCTCAGGAAACACCGCCAGAACTTTCGGCATTATTCCTCCTGCTTCACCGCCACGGCTGCCGTGGAGTGGATGCACCAGCTGCTCCGTAGCAACAGCAATTTTGGTCCTGATGTCACCAGGCAACAGACGGTGCAGCTCCTGAAGAAGTTTCTGAAGAACCATGTGATCGAAGACGTGAAGGGCCGCTGGGGCACGGAGGACCTGGAGGACAACAACACGCTGTACAG ATtcccctccacctctcctctgAAGCCCATTCCCTGTCCCGCTCCAGCCTCAGCTCCCAGCTCCATTAAGAAAAGACCTTCACTCAGAGACAAAGAAGGTTTCTTCAGGTTTAAGAGTATCAAGAAGCATGAGAAAGAGACACAG GAGAATGTAGACCCTGTCCTCCAAGCAGAGGAAGAGAATCAGCCAACAGAAGAGCAGCAGTTGCCGAGACGAGAGCTGACTGTGGAAGATGAACAGGACATCTGGAGAGACATCACCATCACCCA cCTGCAGAGGATTCTGGGTGTTACATCTCTTAATGAAGTTTTAGACCAACGTCATGTAAACCCACAAAACATCATCTATAATATGACCAAAGTCAACAAGCATGGAGTGGTCACGCTGGACGACAAGATCA ATGACCTTCCCCACTGGGTTTTGTCTGCCATGAAGAGCCTGGCCAACT GGCCAAAGTATGACAGCGCACAGCCGTCCTATCCCGGCTTTGAAAGAGATGTCTTCAAAACGGTGTCTGATTACTTCTACAGCCTTCCGCAGCCGTTACTCACATACGAACTGTATGAACTGTTTATCAATGTGCTGG TGTTTTGTGGGTATGTCACAGCGCCCGCAACACACCAGCGTGGGAAACGCAAGAAGCCTGACCTTCCCTCAGTGCCCCCTCCAGCCAAGACATCATTTCACTCCACAGAGTGTCTCCTCCTGTCGCTGCTCAGACAGGGAACATGCGATGAGACAGAATCGCCCATGAGAGAGGTGCTTGGAGGGAAACTTCAGTCACGACGGCTGGCCGCGCTGAAAGGTGACGGTCAGTTAGGAGGCAGCTGCTTGAGCCTGAGTACAGTCGGCTCTATGAGGCCCCGAACTAGGAGCTGCTCACTGGAAACAATCCTAGATGACTCTGTCAATCTCACCCAAAAACAGCTGTTCACGTCCAATGAGAGCCTGGCGTCCTGTGTCAATAGCAACAATAGCCAGGGCGACGGCGGTGCCATCACGAGACCCCGCAGTCGTTCAGACGTTACATCTGTATCCAAAGAAACTTTAAATCCTTTTGAAAACGCTCCAGGAGGTTCCACCAGAAACAGACTGTCTTTAGTTTCTGCGGCAAGACTGTCGGCAGCACAGAGGTTGCGGCCACAGAGTGTCGGCAGCTGTCTGGACATCGTCATCGAGACCAGTGAAGAAGATGTTAAAGAGACCAGGTGGCGGAGCCGAGCAGCCAGCTGCCTTAACGTAAACACCTCCGTAGACCAGCATCACTCCTCCTCAGCTTCACGTCCTCCCTtgttgtcttcttcttcctatCATCCtcactcctccttctcttcatctGCTGTAACCAAAGTACAAGGGTCTCATGCTACTACAGGACCTGGTGGGCCCAGACCCGCCTCCAGTACCTCTAATCTTTGGTCCCTCCCTGCCCCTGCTGTTGTCCGGCGCTGCGTCAGCTCTCTGGATGTGTCCAAGCCGCCTCGACCTGTTTCACTGTTCAAACCGCCTGTCTTTGTGCCCACCAGCAACTCCCAGCCCCCCCAACCCAAACCTGAGCACA gtcTTCTCCAGCCTCAGTGCGAGCGTGTGGCCATTGAGGCCCTGCAGCTGtgcaccctcctcctcccacctgCCTCTCGCAGGAAGTTGCAGCTCCTCATGAGGATGATGTCTCGCATCAGCCAGAACGTGGACATGCCGCGTCTCCACCCCGTCATCGGCACCCGAACACTG ATGGTTCACACGTTTTCAGGCTGCGTTCTGGGCAGCCCTGAGGAGTGTGATTTGGACGAGCTGTTAGCTACCAGACTGGTGTCGTTTCTAATGGACCATCAGCAAAGCATCCTCTCAGTCCCGGAGTTCCTGCTGAGTGCTATCAATGACCACGTACAGTATCTGCGCACGGTACAG GTTCCAGTCAGCAATGTTCCTAATATCGATGCCAGCGACCCAGTTTGCGTTCCAATGCCCATCTACGCGTTCTGCCGTCAGATTAGCGGCGCTGAGTTTGAACAGCAAAAGCAAGCGTCTTCCCAGAAGGCCATGGAGGAGTTACTGGAGATCCTGCTGACAGACCAAAACATGAGCGAGAAGGACAGACGCAAGAAACTGAAGCAG TTTCAGAAGCAGTACCCAGACATCTACAGTCGGCGAGTCCCCTCCTCAGACAGAACAGAGAACAAGACTGACAACAAGCCAAAGATTAAACCTCCCCTCCTCAACATCAAGAAGACCAAAGCTTTCAGTATCAggaactaa